The proteins below come from a single Salinilacihabitans rarus genomic window:
- a CDS encoding DUF7343 domain-containing protein codes for MNRSVLAGVVALFLLVAGASGPVAAVGLGDGQPASAATVTSTDRTAAVSSPEFDSTTFEITVHGNGTAEWTFRHERLLTNETERENFETFADRFEEEETDFYVSFTEQAAALTDAGAQETGREMEATDFERSAGVERRLNTQGVVEMSFTWTGFAEVEDDGRVVVGDVFDGGLYIGADQKLVIVPGDDLVVTSALPEPEYNTASIEDATSITWEGEREFLDGQPRIVLEEPTASPGGDGTGPDGESRSWLLVGGLLAVVAGLGGAFVWFRSRERGDDGSPPEAPAGGAEAADDRAASDPDPISEEELLTDEDRVVELIRENGGRMKQVNIVEETGWSKSKVSMLLSDMEDEGTISKLRVGRENIISLEGFEPEATKSPFDE; via the coding sequence ATGAATCGGTCGGTCCTCGCCGGGGTCGTCGCGCTCTTTCTTCTGGTCGCGGGCGCGAGCGGCCCGGTCGCGGCTGTCGGCCTCGGCGACGGCCAGCCAGCGAGCGCGGCGACTGTCACGTCGACGGACCGGACCGCGGCCGTCTCCTCCCCGGAGTTCGACAGCACGACTTTCGAGATCACCGTCCACGGCAACGGAACCGCCGAGTGGACGTTCCGCCACGAACGGCTCCTCACGAACGAGACCGAACGGGAGAACTTCGAGACGTTCGCCGATCGCTTCGAGGAGGAAGAGACCGACTTCTACGTCAGCTTCACCGAGCAGGCCGCGGCGCTCACCGACGCCGGCGCACAGGAGACCGGCCGGGAGATGGAGGCGACCGACTTCGAGCGCTCGGCCGGGGTCGAACGGCGGCTCAACACGCAGGGGGTCGTCGAGATGTCGTTCACGTGGACCGGCTTCGCCGAGGTCGAGGACGACGGCCGGGTCGTCGTCGGGGACGTCTTCGACGGCGGCCTCTACATCGGCGCCGATCAGAAACTCGTGATCGTCCCCGGCGACGACCTCGTCGTTACGAGCGCCCTGCCCGAACCCGAGTACAACACCGCCTCGATCGAGGACGCCACCTCCATCACGTGGGAAGGCGAGCGGGAGTTCCTCGACGGCCAGCCCCGGATCGTCCTCGAAGAGCCGACGGCGTCCCCGGGCGGCGACGGGACCGGCCCCGACGGGGAGTCGCGCTCGTGGCTGCTCGTCGGCGGCCTGCTCGCGGTCGTCGCGGGCCTCGGCGGCGCGTTCGTCTGGTTCCGCTCGCGCGAGCGCGGCGACGACGGCTCCCCGCCGGAGGCCCCCGCCGGTGGAGCCGAGGCCGCCGACGACCGGGCGGCGTCCGACCCCGATCCCATCTCCGAGGAGGAACTGCTCACCGACGAGGACCGCGTCGTCGAACTCATCCGCGAGAACGGCGGCCGGATGAAGCAGGTCAACATCGTCGAGGAGACCGGCTGGTCGAAGTCGAAGGTGAGCATGCTGCTGTCGGACATGGAGGACGAGGGGACCATCAGCAAACTCCGCGTCGGCCGCGAGAACATCATCAGCCTCGAAGGGTTCGAACCCGAGGCCACCAAGTCGCCGTTCGACGAGTGA
- a CDS encoding metal-dependent hydrolase family protein: MLVLRGGTVVDADGARTADVAVEGGSIAAVGDVDADPDRELDVSDRFVAPGLIDTHVHLAFDGRPDVSTYRTESPYAGAYRVAANLRRALDAGVTTVRDLGSWGSMAVDAGRAVADGTIPGPRVVAAGEAVTMTGGHGHWFGREADGADEVRAAAREQLKRGADVVKCIATGGVLTPGTRTGAPELTRAELDAAAAVADAADVPSAAHAHGREGIVAVAEAGIDSVEHGTFMDRAAADLLAERGTRWVPTASALHSIVDAGSDAGIPAEAVAKAETALDAFDEAFDHAREAGVRIAMGTDAGTPFNEFGSIPAELGYLVDHGLSPAAALEAATVEAASLLGLSDVGRVEAGYRADLVVLDGNPLDDPTAWEAPTHVLTDGTVHRT; encoded by the coding sequence ATGCTCGTACTCCGCGGCGGGACGGTCGTCGACGCCGACGGCGCACGGACCGCCGACGTGGCGGTCGAGGGCGGATCGATCGCGGCCGTCGGCGACGTCGACGCCGACCCCGACCGCGAACTCGACGTCTCCGACCGGTTCGTCGCGCCCGGTCTGATCGACACACACGTCCACCTCGCGTTCGACGGCCGGCCCGACGTCTCGACCTACCGCACCGAGAGCCCGTACGCCGGGGCCTACCGGGTCGCGGCGAACCTCCGGCGGGCGCTCGACGCGGGCGTCACGACGGTCCGCGACCTCGGAAGCTGGGGGTCGATGGCCGTCGACGCCGGCCGCGCCGTCGCCGACGGCACCATCCCCGGCCCGCGGGTGGTCGCCGCCGGCGAGGCCGTCACCATGACGGGCGGTCACGGCCACTGGTTCGGCCGCGAGGCCGACGGCGCCGACGAGGTTCGCGCGGCCGCGCGAGAACAGCTCAAACGCGGCGCCGACGTCGTCAAGTGCATCGCGACCGGGGGCGTCCTGACGCCCGGGACGCGCACCGGCGCGCCCGAGTTGACCCGCGCGGAACTCGACGCCGCGGCCGCTGTCGCCGACGCCGCCGACGTGCCGTCGGCCGCCCACGCCCACGGCCGCGAGGGGATCGTCGCCGTCGCGGAGGCGGGGATCGACAGCGTCGAACACGGGACGTTCATGGACCGGGCGGCCGCCGACCTGCTCGCCGAGCGTGGCACCCGATGGGTGCCGACGGCGAGCGCGCTCCACTCCATCGTCGACGCCGGGAGCGACGCGGGCATCCCCGCGGAGGCCGTCGCGAAGGCCGAGACCGCGCTCGACGCGTTCGACGAGGCCTTCGACCACGCCCGCGAGGCGGGCGTCCGGATCGCGATGGGGACCGACGCCGGCACGCCGTTCAACGAGTTCGGCTCGATCCCCGCGGAACTCGGGTACCTCGTCGACCACGGCCTCTCGCCGGCGGCGGCGCTCGAGGCAGCCACCGTCGAGGCCGCCTCGCTGCTCGGCCTGTCGGACGTCGGCCGCGTCGAGGCCGGCTACCGGGCGGACCTCGTCGTCCTCGACGGGAACCCGCTCGACGATCCGACCGCCTGGGAGGCGCCGACGCACGTGCTGACCGACGGAACCGTTCACCGGACGTAG
- a CDS encoding MBL fold metallo-hydrolase, translated as MISNVAQGVRAFTSNVFLVGGDRPVLVDPGANFDVVERLDSRVDDLDAVVLTHTHPDHVGNLAAVKGAFDVEAWGFDPSIDGVDRAVDDEETVRLGDHEYVALHTPGHKDDHLCFYAEEPGILFAGDLVFQNGGFGRTDLPEGDRETLIRSIDRVLDRIDPDLAELHTGHGPSVTTDPYGHVELAARMARQT; from the coding sequence ATGATCTCGAACGTGGCCCAGGGCGTTCGGGCGTTCACGAGCAACGTCTTCCTCGTCGGCGGCGACCGGCCCGTGCTGGTCGACCCCGGGGCGAACTTCGACGTCGTCGAGCGACTCGACTCGCGCGTCGACGACCTCGACGCGGTCGTACTCACCCACACCCACCCGGATCACGTGGGGAACCTCGCGGCGGTGAAAGGGGCCTTCGACGTCGAAGCGTGGGGGTTCGACCCGTCGATCGACGGCGTCGACCGCGCGGTCGACGACGAGGAGACGGTCCGGCTTGGCGACCACGAGTACGTCGCCCTCCACACTCCCGGCCACAAGGACGACCACCTCTGTTTCTACGCCGAGGAGCCGGGAATCCTGTTCGCGGGCGACCTCGTCTTCCAGAACGGCGGTTTCGGTCGGACGGACCTCCCCGAGGGCGACCGGGAGACGCTGATCCGGAGCATCGACCGCGTGCTCGACCGTATCGACCCCGACCTCGCCGAACTCCACACCGGCCACGGCCCGAGCGTGACCACCGACCCCTACGGCCACGTCGAACTCGCGGCCCGGATGGCCCGGCAGACCTAG
- a CDS encoding ATPase: MIFLVAGADRVDAGKTTFSVGLLERVGGAGYKPRAGNDFWFDHDDCRRALADGRLYGKDAARLAAAEGRGREPEALNPVHRLWQPAPDGGTGLLGRSDREFVVDRIGRPGEETYVVNATADLPAAVEERLPLGAADAVETVDELNAAVERRHAPALDALAAEVEAADLAVVESYGDVARPLRSLDPARVAAVAVVEPRRARIYRGDRYWRACEVARSSPQDGRLEKRVPDVIDYLDPVARVPLPPLGSDDRRDPERVARAYADAYDAMLEVAGR; this comes from the coding sequence ATGATCTTCCTCGTCGCCGGCGCGGACCGCGTCGACGCCGGCAAGACCACCTTCTCGGTCGGCCTGCTCGAACGGGTCGGCGGCGCGGGCTACAAGCCCCGGGCCGGCAACGACTTCTGGTTCGACCACGACGACTGCCGGCGCGCGCTCGCCGACGGCCGCCTCTACGGCAAGGACGCCGCGCGACTCGCCGCCGCGGAGGGTCGGGGCCGGGAGCCGGAGGCGCTCAACCCCGTCCACCGGCTCTGGCAGCCGGCGCCGGACGGCGGCACGGGGCTGCTCGGCCGGTCCGACCGGGAGTTCGTCGTCGACCGCATCGGCCGGCCCGGCGAGGAGACGTACGTCGTCAACGCGACGGCCGACCTCCCGGCCGCCGTCGAGGAACGGTTGCCGCTCGGGGCGGCCGACGCCGTCGAGACCGTCGACGAACTGAACGCGGCCGTCGAGCGACGCCACGCCCCCGCGCTCGACGCGCTGGCCGCCGAGGTCGAGGCGGCCGACCTCGCGGTCGTCGAGTCCTACGGCGACGTCGCCCGTCCGCTCCGGTCGCTCGATCCCGCCCGCGTGGCGGCCGTCGCCGTCGTCGAACCCCGGCGGGCGCGGATCTACCGCGGCGACCGCTACTGGCGCGCCTGCGAGGTCGCCCGATCGAGCCCGCAGGACGGCCGCCTCGAGAAGCGGGTGCCGGACGTGATCGACTACCTCGACCCCGTCGCACGCGTCCCCCTCCCGCCGCTGGGGAGCGACGACCGGCGCGACCCGGAGCGCGTCGCGCGGGCGTACGCGGACGCCTACGACGCGATGCTCGAAGTCGCCGGCCGCTAG
- a CDS encoding DUF5827 family protein: MPVSKDEFDQLHPCDFYTADELLEGDRMYTVYEIARLLQGLDPDADIDRETEDVLLDWAIPWIMTNADDLVVAEPRSDDEPGFYGLKE; the protein is encoded by the coding sequence ATGCCAGTCTCGAAAGACGAGTTCGACCAGCTACACCCCTGTGACTTCTACACGGCCGACGAACTGCTCGAGGGCGACCGGATGTACACCGTCTACGAGATCGCGCGCCTGCTGCAGGGGCTCGACCCCGACGCCGACATCGACCGCGAGACCGAGGACGTCCTGCTCGACTGGGCGATCCCGTGGATCATGACGAACGCGGACGACCTCGTCGTCGCCGAACCGCGCAGCGACGACGAACCCGGCTTCTACGGCCTGAAAGAATGA
- a CDS encoding aldehyde ferredoxin oxidoreductase family protein, whose translation MGYWKRLLEVDLTGGDHGTEPLSEEFVRTYLGGAGFTTRLLYDEVGPDVDPLDPENVLAIAPGLLVGPSVPTGSKTTFGFKSPLTGGYGKSLVGAKMGDQLKRAGYDALVVKGACEGPSVLVVDDEEVRIEPADDLWGLDTRETHERLEERYGSGVRSAVIGPAGEAESRISMIECEDRQAGRGGPGAVMGSKNLKAIAVRGSKDVPVARPEELEELNRKWRLETTGRGEIEISGTGDASVDVQYGTGEALDAKNTALGIFPTRNWQSGYFERAYERLDDRSADRISIDPRHWTEEYVETKRPCPYCSKPCSQWFEAEDTAYGDVAVDGPEYETQYALGGNVEVDDIEAVAKANEICDRLGLDTIDAGNAIAWAMEAAERGLLDEFDADVELEFGNAETVLELLRRMGRGEGDLGELLMDGHVRAARRVGAGEEFAVHVKNQSPAGFEPRGIKGMALAFGVSPRGADHLTSCLYALEMNGNFWEFENYDRTRMDGKALALKSMEDLMAVYDATGICKFTRGLTLAEGVRELVNAMTGFDLTRSELLTAGERTYNLSKAFNVREGFGREDDRLPPRFTEPVPNGPNEGESIDEERYERELDRYYTARGWNVEGVPLAETLAELDLPDVAEAVGVTNELRA comes from the coding sequence ATGGGCTACTGGAAACGGCTCCTCGAAGTCGACCTGACCGGCGGCGACCACGGGACGGAACCGCTCTCGGAGGAGTTCGTCCGGACGTATCTGGGCGGGGCGGGCTTTACGACGCGGCTCCTCTACGACGAGGTCGGCCCCGACGTCGACCCGCTCGACCCGGAGAACGTCCTGGCGATCGCGCCGGGACTGCTCGTCGGCCCGTCGGTGCCGACGGGATCGAAGACGACCTTCGGGTTCAAGTCCCCGCTGACCGGCGGTTACGGCAAGTCGCTGGTCGGCGCGAAGATGGGCGACCAGCTAAAACGCGCGGGCTACGACGCGCTCGTCGTGAAAGGGGCCTGCGAGGGGCCCTCCGTCCTCGTCGTCGACGACGAGGAGGTGCGCATCGAACCGGCCGACGACCTCTGGGGGCTCGACACGCGGGAGACCCACGAGCGCCTCGAAGAACGGTACGGCTCCGGCGTCCGGTCGGCGGTGATCGGCCCGGCCGGCGAGGCGGAGTCGCGCATCTCGATGATCGAGTGCGAGGACCGACAGGCCGGCCGCGGCGGCCCGGGCGCGGTCATGGGCTCGAAGAACCTCAAGGCGATCGCCGTCAGGGGCTCGAAGGACGTCCCCGTCGCCCGGCCCGAGGAACTCGAGGAGCTAAACCGGAAGTGGCGCCTCGAGACGACCGGCCGCGGCGAGATCGAGATTTCGGGGACGGGCGACGCCTCGGTGGACGTCCAGTACGGCACCGGGGAGGCCTTGGACGCGAAGAACACCGCCCTCGGGATCTTCCCGACGCGCAACTGGCAGTCGGGGTACTTCGAGCGGGCCTACGAACGTCTCGACGATCGGTCGGCGGACCGCATCTCTATCGACCCCCGCCACTGGACCGAGGAGTACGTCGAGACCAAGCGGCCCTGTCCGTACTGTAGCAAACCCTGCAGCCAGTGGTTCGAGGCCGAGGACACTGCGTACGGCGACGTCGCCGTCGACGGGCCCGAGTACGAGACCCAGTACGCCCTCGGGGGCAACGTCGAGGTCGACGACATCGAGGCCGTCGCGAAGGCCAACGAGATCTGCGACCGCCTCGGTCTGGACACCATCGACGCGGGCAACGCCATCGCGTGGGCCATGGAGGCCGCCGAACGGGGGCTACTCGACGAGTTCGACGCCGACGTCGAACTCGAATTCGGGAACGCGGAAACCGTCCTCGAACTCCTCCGGCGGATGGGCCGCGGCGAGGGCGACCTCGGCGAGTTGCTGATGGACGGGCACGTGCGGGCGGCCCGGCGGGTCGGCGCCGGCGAGGAGTTCGCCGTCCACGTGAAAAACCAGTCGCCGGCCGGCTTCGAGCCCCGCGGCATCAAGGGGATGGCCCTCGCCTTCGGCGTCTCACCGCGCGGGGCCGACCACCTCACCTCCTGCCTGTACGCCCTCGAGATGAACGGGAACTTCTGGGAGTTCGAGAACTACGACCGGACCCGGATGGACGGGAAGGCTCTGGCGCTGAAGTCGATGGAGGACCTGATGGCGGTCTACGACGCCACCGGGATCTGCAAGTTCACCCGCGGGCTCACCCTCGCGGAGGGGGTCCGCGAACTGGTCAACGCCATGACCGGCTTCGACCTCACCCGCTCGGAACTGCTCACCGCCGGCGAACGAACCTACAACCTCTCGAAGGCGTTCAACGTCCGCGAGGGGTTCGGCCGCGAGGACGACCGGCTACCGCCGCGGTTCACCGAGCCGGTTCCCAACGGCCCGAACG